Proteins encoded within one genomic window of Polyangium spumosum:
- a CDS encoding DEAD/DEAH box helicase family protein has protein sequence MSSPFLGIPPSHWIASNPLAFAVPDLYPVSPGHTLVIPRRLIATWFEATPEEQAAIFQLVDEVKRKLDAEHSPDGYNIGINAGEAAGQTVMHLHVHVIPRYRGDVDDPRGGVRHVIPGKGNYLENRPDPLTRGGKVDPFLRHIDPLFRRASDIAILAAFVQQSGVSLLEAHVSGALSRGARVRLVTGDYLNITQSEALAKLRDWMDAWEARIAPEGSSPGRFEARIVEVERLPEGVRSFHPKSWRFEGPDFGAAFVGSSNLSHTALRTGVEWNLRVDRHRDRVAYQAIIDAYEQCWAAAVPLTADWIADYARRAREAPVFALPPGEEDDDAKALPPDPHPIQREALAALAQSRAEGRNRALCVLATGLGKTWLAAFDVAAFAKVHGNRPRVLLLAHREELLVQAANTFRRQLRDARVRFGWFVGDKDDLGGDIVFASIQKLSRPEHLARLAPEGFDYVIVDEVHHGTAPSYRSIIDRLKPRFLLGLTATPERADGADVVGLFDDHVAYRADIGVGIQRGLLVPFAYFGLKDDTNYDAIPFRNRRFDPEALEQAIDTDGRLERMFRAWQEHPGERTLVFCCSIRHADHACAFLAKQGVRVAAVHSGPTSAARESAIAGLLDGTLDALCTVDLFNEGIDIPAIDRVVMLRPTESPVVFLQQLGRGLRSTDGKTRLVALDFVGNHRVFLERVRTLISLGPEPTSLRDFLEGKQVARMAPGCTIDLELEAKDLLVKLLPPQGGSPAEQAYRDHREAWGRRPLAGELYRMGYGLKSLRDAHGSFFDFVAAMGDLDDAEKRVLAVAGDFLRELEVTPMSKCYKMVTLEALLEADALRDGLPLLDLAHRSFATMARSPELLRDMEGVTDFPDVHAPDMRRFTAYWRMNPIAAWTSGPGKRFFALEGDRFVSRIPCPPGAEEALTSMVRELVDYRLAMYRARRTEYVSRVSFTAKVTWNKRDPILKLPSREKRPDLPFGFQDVRLSDGVTWQFSFQQQFCNVARPLGSQRNELPDLMRRWFGLAAGKPGTNFRVRFSRSPRGDLWVEPDEPRIEASERGVLLAFPTLRAAAGAARDPIALAPEGEEVRLPTKARGEGLFAVRATGESMNGGKEPIRDGDWLVLRFARGQSREAIHGKIALVEVPDSQLGASHLVKRVVQDDGRWILRSENHAFPAIDATADTVLIAALVEMVKPESLGPPVGATIEDEGLAEAFGLSEPPRSGRVDGHLFLFIEEKGRLVAPDRIRFPGIEPRPGETAFVLTRAPEGATWRYAGVARFIEEDGLWACAGIDLPTFRTLGGGREASRTLPRSVEDRARRLVEDLLRKKGVGSIIERDERKFRLVGPAKRGGLRIDGGPGGFEERTVSLTDIGWVLTALSEVNEDPRRLQEELVHRLRYLEGTSKGSTRYIDTGWAILLVKVALASKD, from the coding sequence GTGTCCTCCCCCTTCCTCGGAATCCCGCCTTCCCATTGGATCGCGAGCAATCCCCTCGCCTTCGCGGTCCCCGACCTCTACCCGGTGAGCCCCGGCCACACCCTCGTCATCCCGCGCCGGCTCATTGCAACCTGGTTCGAGGCGACCCCCGAGGAGCAGGCGGCCATCTTCCAGCTCGTCGACGAGGTCAAGCGCAAGCTCGACGCGGAGCACTCCCCGGACGGCTATAACATCGGCATCAATGCGGGCGAGGCCGCAGGCCAGACGGTCATGCACCTGCACGTGCACGTCATTCCGCGGTATCGCGGCGATGTCGACGACCCGCGCGGCGGCGTGCGGCATGTCATTCCCGGCAAAGGGAACTATCTGGAGAACCGGCCCGACCCCCTCACCCGTGGCGGCAAGGTCGACCCGTTCCTCCGGCACATCGATCCTCTCTTCCGGCGAGCCTCCGATATCGCCATCCTCGCAGCGTTCGTTCAGCAGAGCGGCGTCAGCCTGCTCGAGGCCCATGTCTCCGGCGCCCTTTCGCGTGGCGCGCGCGTCCGACTCGTCACGGGCGATTACCTCAACATCACCCAGAGCGAGGCCCTCGCAAAGCTACGGGACTGGATGGACGCCTGGGAAGCACGTATTGCACCCGAGGGCTCGTCCCCCGGACGTTTCGAGGCCCGGATCGTCGAAGTGGAGCGCCTGCCCGAAGGCGTCCGCTCCTTCCACCCCAAGTCCTGGCGTTTCGAGGGGCCTGATTTCGGCGCAGCGTTCGTCGGATCGAGCAATCTCTCCCATACCGCGCTGCGCACAGGGGTCGAGTGGAACCTTCGCGTGGATCGTCACCGCGATCGGGTTGCGTATCAGGCCATCATCGATGCTTACGAGCAATGTTGGGCCGCGGCCGTCCCGCTCACGGCCGATTGGATTGCTGACTATGCACGTCGTGCCCGAGAGGCCCCCGTCTTCGCCCTGCCTCCCGGCGAGGAAGACGACGACGCGAAGGCGCTACCGCCCGATCCGCATCCCATCCAGCGGGAAGCTCTGGCCGCCCTCGCACAATCGCGTGCCGAGGGGCGCAATCGCGCGCTTTGTGTCCTGGCGACGGGCCTCGGCAAGACGTGGCTTGCAGCGTTCGATGTCGCGGCCTTTGCCAAGGTACACGGGAACCGCCCCCGCGTTCTTCTTCTCGCTCACCGAGAAGAGCTCCTCGTGCAGGCAGCGAATACCTTCCGACGTCAGCTCCGCGATGCGCGCGTTCGTTTTGGTTGGTTCGTCGGCGACAAGGACGACCTCGGAGGCGACATCGTATTCGCCTCCATCCAGAAGCTCTCCCGCCCGGAGCACCTCGCGCGCCTCGCGCCCGAGGGGTTCGACTATGTCATCGTCGACGAGGTTCACCACGGCACCGCGCCGAGTTATCGCAGCATCATCGATCGGCTGAAGCCACGCTTTCTCCTCGGGCTCACCGCCACTCCGGAACGAGCGGACGGCGCGGACGTGGTGGGGCTCTTCGACGACCACGTCGCCTACCGGGCCGACATCGGCGTGGGGATCCAGCGCGGTCTGCTCGTGCCCTTCGCCTACTTCGGGCTGAAGGACGATACGAATTACGACGCCATCCCATTCCGCAATCGTCGCTTCGATCCCGAGGCGCTCGAACAGGCCATCGACACGGACGGTCGGCTCGAACGGATGTTCCGCGCCTGGCAGGAGCATCCGGGCGAGCGCACGCTCGTGTTCTGCTGCTCCATCCGCCACGCCGATCATGCTTGCGCGTTCCTCGCGAAGCAGGGCGTTCGCGTGGCCGCCGTCCATTCGGGGCCGACCTCGGCCGCGCGTGAGAGTGCCATTGCTGGGCTCCTCGACGGGACGCTGGACGCCCTTTGCACGGTCGATCTCTTCAACGAAGGTATCGACATCCCGGCCATCGATCGCGTGGTGATGCTCCGCCCGACGGAGTCTCCGGTCGTCTTTCTTCAGCAGCTCGGTCGTGGTCTTCGCTCCACCGACGGGAAGACGCGGCTCGTCGCCCTGGATTTCGTGGGCAATCACCGCGTCTTCCTGGAGCGCGTGCGCACGCTGATCTCACTCGGCCCGGAGCCCACGAGCCTGCGCGACTTCCTGGAGGGCAAGCAGGTCGCGAGAATGGCGCCCGGTTGCACCATCGATCTGGAACTCGAAGCCAAGGATCTTCTGGTCAAGCTACTTCCGCCGCAGGGCGGAAGCCCGGCGGAGCAAGCGTACCGCGATCATCGTGAGGCCTGGGGGCGAAGGCCCCTCGCAGGCGAGCTATATCGCATGGGATACGGCCTCAAGAGTCTCCGTGATGCCCACGGGAGCTTCTTCGACTTCGTGGCCGCCATGGGCGACCTCGACGACGCGGAGAAGCGCGTCCTTGCCGTGGCGGGCGACTTCCTCCGCGAACTCGAAGTCACCCCCATGAGCAAGTGCTACAAGATGGTGACCCTGGAGGCGTTGCTCGAGGCCGACGCGCTTCGAGACGGACTCCCCCTCCTCGACCTCGCGCATAGAAGTTTCGCCACCATGGCACGGTCCCCCGAGCTGCTGCGCGATATGGAAGGCGTGACCGATTTCCCCGATGTACATGCTCCCGACATGCGCCGGTTCACCGCGTACTGGCGGATGAACCCGATCGCCGCCTGGACGAGCGGGCCGGGCAAACGATTCTTCGCGCTGGAAGGCGATCGGTTCGTCTCACGGATCCCCTGCCCGCCAGGCGCCGAAGAAGCGCTCACGTCCATGGTGCGTGAACTCGTCGACTACCGGCTCGCGATGTACCGCGCGCGTCGAACGGAGTACGTTTCCCGCGTCTCGTTCACGGCGAAGGTCACCTGGAACAAGCGTGATCCCATCCTGAAGCTTCCCTCCCGCGAAAAGCGGCCGGACCTTCCCTTTGGTTTTCAGGACGTTCGATTGTCGGACGGTGTTACGTGGCAGTTCTCGTTCCAGCAGCAGTTCTGCAATGTTGCGCGTCCCCTTGGCTCGCAGCGAAACGAGTTGCCGGATCTCATGCGGCGCTGGTTCGGCTTGGCCGCGGGAAAGCCCGGGACGAATTTCCGGGTCCGTTTCTCCCGTTCTCCCAGAGGTGACCTGTGGGTAGAACCGGATGAGCCGAGAATCGAGGCTTCCGAGCGTGGTGTTCTCCTTGCCTTCCCCACGCTGCGCGCAGCCGCGGGAGCCGCTCGGGATCCGATCGCGCTGGCACCCGAAGGCGAGGAGGTCCGGTTACCAACGAAGGCGCGTGGCGAAGGCTTGTTCGCTGTCCGGGCCACGGGCGAATCCATGAATGGCGGCAAGGAGCCCATTCGTGATGGCGACTGGCTCGTGTTGCGCTTTGCGCGGGGGCAATCCCGGGAAGCGATCCATGGCAAGATCGCGCTGGTCGAGGTGCCGGATTCACAGCTCGGCGCGAGTCATCTGGTCAAGCGCGTCGTTCAGGATGACGGGCGGTGGATCTTGCGATCAGAGAACCATGCTTTCCCCGCCATCGACGCCACGGCTGATACCGTGCTCATCGCCGCCCTTGTGGAAATGGTGAAGCCCGAATCGCTCGGGCCACCGGTCGGCGCGACCATCGAGGATGAAGGGCTTGCGGAAGCCTTCGGCCTCTCGGAGCCTCCACGGAGCGGACGGGTGGATGGTCACCTGTTTCTGTTCATCGAGGAGAAGGGAAGGCTCGTGGCGCCGGATCGGATCCGTTTCCCGGGCATCGAACCGCGACCGGGTGAGACGGCGTTCGTGCTGACGCGGGCGCCAGAGGGGGCGACATGGCGTTACGCCGGCGTCGCCCGCTTCATCGAGGAGGATGGCCTGTGGGCGTGCGCGGGAATCGATCTACCGACCTTCCGTACGCTGGGAGGGGGCCGGGAGGCATCGCGCACATTGCCTCGATCCGTCGAAGATCGGGCTCGTCGTCTCGTCGAGGATCTGCTTCGCAAGAAGGGGGTGGGCTCGATCATCGAGCGCGACGAAAGGAAATTTCGGCTCGTGGGACCTGCGAAGCGAGGTGGACTGCGTATCGACGGC